From Montipora foliosa isolate CH-2021 unplaced genomic scaffold, ASM3666993v2 scaffold_252, whole genome shotgun sequence, a single genomic window includes:
- the LOC137986625 gene encoding uncharacterized protein isoform X1 — protein sequence MGTPPIVQFIITSAFVSLHVTSACPNDDCREMAFPSFFFFAHKLLVKHNITTIQVHDLEECKRRCYQYPNCVSVNIHTHKNDEGLYRCELNNATHLRHGPEFLDAVDYFYHGADSACDKVGRCDNGGVCQSGYTDKGYRCVCPPGWKFAHCQQAVPAVPVSSSSCKELYEKHKFSKSQVYPLMFGSQEIPVYCHMGNFGCGGGGWTLAMKTDGKKKTFHYDSALWSNKSAYNLPGGKTGFDFEETKLPTYWNTSFSKICLGMRKNPGQPIKFLVINKQAQSLHSLIADGKNRSTSLSRNTWKTLIGSQASLQANCNEEGFNVAGSAEGSSKARIGIMGNNEEDCRTTDSRIGFGTGGYHDDSNTCGNFAINQYTSDNGGKNIKAMGYILVQ from the exons ATGGGGACTCCTCCTATAGTGCAGTTTATTATCACCTCAGCTTTCGTTTCGCTCCATGTCACATCTGCCTGTCCTAATG ATGATTGTAGGGAAATGGCCTTCCCATCGTTTTTTTTCTTCGCCCACAAACTGCTGGTGAAACATAACATTACTACTATCCAAGTCCACGATTTAGAAGAATGCAAGAGGCGATGCTATCAATACCCTAATTGCGTTAGTGTTAATATTCATACCCACAAAAATGACGAGGGACTTTACAGATGTGAGTTGAACAACGCCACTCATCTTAGACATGGTCCAGAGTTTCTGGACGCAGTGGATTACTTCTATCATGGAGCAGAC AGTGCCTGTGATAAGGTAGGTCGCTGTGACAACGGAGGTGTTTGCCAATCTGGGTATACAGACAAAGGATATCGCTGTGTTTGTCCTCCAGGATGGAAGTTTGCCCATTGTCAACAAG CTGTTCCTGCTGTTCCTGTCTCTTCGTCTTCTTGCAAAGAGCTGTATGAAAAACACAA GTTCTCCAAAAGCCAAGTGTATCCACTGATGTTTGGGTCGCAAGAGATTCCTGTTTATTGTCACATGGGAAACTTTGGATGCGGAGGTGGAGGATGGACGCTTGCGATGAAGACTGACGGCAAAAAG aaaaccTTTCATTATGATTCGGCCTTGTGGAGCAACAAAAGCGCCTACAACCTCCCAGGAGGGAAGACTGGGTTTGACTTTGAAGAGACCAAACTACCGACCTACTGGAACACGTCTTTCTCCAAGATCTGCCTCGGTATGAGAAAGAACCCTGGTCAGCCAATCAAGTTTCTGGTCATCAACAAGCAGGCCCAGTCTCTGCATTCACTAATAGCTGACGGTAAAAACCGCTCTACATCACTGAGCCGCAACACATGGAAGACGCTGATTGGTTCTCAAGCGTCCTTGCAGGCCAACTGTAACGAGGAAGGGTTCAATGTCGCTGGCTCAGCAGAAGGCTCCTCTAAAGCAAGAATCGGCATTATGGGAAACAACGAGGAGGACTGCAGAACCACAGACTCCAGAATTGGGTTTGGTACCGGAGGGTATCATGATGATTCCAATACATGTGGGAACTTCGCAATAAATCAGTATACTTCAGATAATGGGGGCAAAAACATTAAAGCCATGGGATATATTTTGGTTCAGTAG
- the LOC137986625 gene encoding uncharacterized skeletal organic matrix protein 5-like isoform X2 — protein MSHLPVLMSACDKVGRCDNGGVCQSGYTDKGYRCVCPPGWKFAHCQQAVPAVPVSSSSCKELYEKHKFSKSQVYPLMFGSQEIPVYCHMGNFGCGGGGWTLAMKTDGKKKTFHYDSALWSNKSAYNLPGGKTGFDFEETKLPTYWNTSFSKICLGMRKNPGQPIKFLVINKQAQSLHSLIADGKNRSTSLSRNTWKTLIGSQASLQANCNEEGFNVAGSAEGSSKARIGIMGNNEEDCRTTDSRIGFGTGGYHDDSNTCGNFAINQYTSDNGGKNIKAMGYILVQ, from the exons ATGTCACATCTGCCTGTCCTAATG AGTGCCTGTGATAAGGTAGGTCGCTGTGACAACGGAGGTGTTTGCCAATCTGGGTATACAGACAAAGGATATCGCTGTGTTTGTCCTCCAGGATGGAAGTTTGCCCATTGTCAACAAG CTGTTCCTGCTGTTCCTGTCTCTTCGTCTTCTTGCAAAGAGCTGTATGAAAAACACAA GTTCTCCAAAAGCCAAGTGTATCCACTGATGTTTGGGTCGCAAGAGATTCCTGTTTATTGTCACATGGGAAACTTTGGATGCGGAGGTGGAGGATGGACGCTTGCGATGAAGACTGACGGCAAAAAG aaaaccTTTCATTATGATTCGGCCTTGTGGAGCAACAAAAGCGCCTACAACCTCCCAGGAGGGAAGACTGGGTTTGACTTTGAAGAGACCAAACTACCGACCTACTGGAACACGTCTTTCTCCAAGATCTGCCTCGGTATGAGAAAGAACCCTGGTCAGCCAATCAAGTTTCTGGTCATCAACAAGCAGGCCCAGTCTCTGCATTCACTAATAGCTGACGGTAAAAACCGCTCTACATCACTGAGCCGCAACACATGGAAGACGCTGATTGGTTCTCAAGCGTCCTTGCAGGCCAACTGTAACGAGGAAGGGTTCAATGTCGCTGGCTCAGCAGAAGGCTCCTCTAAAGCAAGAATCGGCATTATGGGAAACAACGAGGAGGACTGCAGAACCACAGACTCCAGAATTGGGTTTGGTACCGGAGGGTATCATGATGATTCCAATACATGTGGGAACTTCGCAATAAATCAGTATACTTCAGATAATGGGGGCAAAAACATTAAAGCCATGGGATATATTTTGGTTCAGTAG
- the LOC137986626 gene encoding uncharacterized protein: MANKGLLPMDLSGSASQVAEKWRKWKRAFEYYAEGKGIDNARKKSSQLLHFAGMEVQDIFEDLHDPGPIPETGDNSFKIAIRKLDSYFHVEENIPYERHVFRQLAPKEEETADQFMVRLRKQARHCNFGTCLNDNLRHQLIEKLKDFELKRKLLEQRNITLEEALDKARAWEAAGRQASNMTTSPPLADGNSINVVKERQQTMNAERRKCYNCGREGHLARDRNCLAKGKKCAKCGRYGHFAVCCRGERDSDVVRGKASK; this comes from the coding sequence atggccAACAAAGGTTTATTGCCTATGGATTTGTCGGGATCTGCTTCGCAAGTGGCGGAGAAATGGCGTAAATGGAAGCGTGCCTTCGAATACTATGCCGAGGGCAAAGGCATCGACAATGCTCGAAAGAAGAGTTCTCAGCTCTTACATTTTGCCGGGATGGAGGTCCAAGACATCTTCGAAGATTTGCACGATCCCGGTCCCATTCCTGAGACAGGTGACAATTCTTTTAAAATAGCGATTCGAAAACTAGATTCCTATTTTCACGTGGAGGAAAACATCCCATACGAGCGCCACGTTTTTCGCCAGTTGGCACCAAAGGAAGAGGAGACCGCTGACCAGTTTATGGTTCGACTGAGAAAACAGGCACGACATTGCAATTTTGGGACTTGTTTAAACGACAATTTGAGGCATCAGCTGATAGAGAAGTTAAAGGATTTTGAGCTCAAGAGAAAGCTGTTAGAGCAGAGGAATATCACACTAGAAGAGGCGTTGGATAAAGCTCGTGCATGGGAAGCGGCCGGTCGACAGGCATCAAACATGACAACAAGCCCTCCACTGGCTGACGGAAACAGTATCAATGTGGTTAAGGAGCGGCAGCAAACGATGAATGCTgagaggagaaagtgctacaaTTGTGGAAGAGAGGGTCACCTGGCCAGAGATAGGAACTGCCttgcaaaaggaaagaagtgTGCAAAGTGTGGAAGGTATGGACATTTTGCTGTGTGTTGTCGTGGTGAGAGGGATAGTGATGTGGTTAGGGGAAAAGCGAGCAAGTAA